A region from the Streptomyces sp. 3214.6 genome encodes:
- a CDS encoding SgcJ/EcaC family oxidoreductase, giving the protein MSDNRANDTAAITAVLESLYKAWDAGDADAFVADYTQEATAIMPGSYRASREEVRQGMAAGFASFLKGTTTTNRQLGIRFLGRDGAIVVSETGILFPGESEVPADRIVYATWVLEKRDDAWLIAAYHNSPVKSAS; this is encoded by the coding sequence ATGTCCGACAACCGCGCGAACGACACGGCCGCGATCACTGCCGTCCTTGAGAGCCTCTACAAGGCATGGGACGCCGGCGACGCCGACGCCTTCGTCGCCGACTACACGCAGGAGGCCACCGCGATCATGCCCGGCTCCTACCGCGCCTCCCGCGAGGAGGTTCGGCAGGGCATGGCGGCGGGGTTCGCCTCCTTCCTGAAGGGCACCACGACGACCAACCGGCAGCTGGGGATCCGGTTCCTGGGTCGCGACGGCGCGATCGTCGTGAGCGAAACCGGCATCCTCTTCCCCGGCGAATCCGAGGTTCCCGCCGACCGGATCGTGTACGCGACCTGGGTGTTGGAGAAGCGCGACGACGCCTGGCTGATCGCCGCCTACCACAACAGCCCTGTCAAGTCCGCTAGCTGA
- a CDS encoding RNA polymerase subunit sigma-70, translating into MTSTGDFETLVQRHRPELLAHCYRMLGSVHDAEELVQETCLRAWRARDRYDSSRASLRTWLYRIATNACLTALDGLGRRPMPSGLVTESEPLRPLVHGGEATWLQPLPDSLLGLGAPAAAAIDRGSLRLAFVAALQLLSPRERAVLILRDVLDYPAAEAADILETSVAAVNSSLQRARARIRAAGVLQEQVAEPSDAEQRSWVDRYMAAFVRADIQGLLQVVTEDVLMEMPPMVNWFTGRENYASFMGWVFAKAGKAWRLLPVRANGQAGFAAYRGGDAGVFELHTLQVFTVTAGGVSRVSVFQDADVFAAFGLAQKVDG; encoded by the coding sequence ATGACGTCGACGGGGGACTTCGAGACCTTGGTGCAGCGGCACCGGCCGGAGCTGCTGGCGCACTGCTACCGGATGCTCGGCTCGGTCCACGACGCCGAGGAACTCGTGCAGGAGACGTGTCTGCGGGCGTGGCGCGCGCGGGACCGTTACGACTCGTCGCGTGCCTCCCTGCGGACCTGGCTGTACCGGATCGCCACGAATGCGTGTCTGACCGCGCTGGACGGGCTCGGCCGCCGCCCCATGCCCTCGGGTCTGGTCACCGAGAGCGAACCGCTGCGCCCGCTCGTCCACGGCGGGGAGGCAACCTGGTTGCAGCCGCTCCCGGATAGCCTGCTTGGCCTGGGCGCCCCGGCCGCCGCGGCGATCGACAGGGGCAGCCTGCGGCTGGCCTTCGTCGCAGCACTGCAATTGCTGTCACCGAGAGAGCGCGCCGTCCTGATCCTGCGCGACGTGCTCGACTACCCGGCGGCGGAGGCAGCGGACATCCTGGAGACCTCGGTCGCGGCCGTGAACAGCTCGCTGCAGCGGGCTCGCGCCCGGATCCGGGCCGCGGGAGTGCTGCAGGAGCAGGTCGCTGAGCCTTCCGACGCAGAGCAACGGTCGTGGGTGGACCGGTACATGGCGGCCTTCGTCCGGGCGGACATCCAAGGGTTGCTGCAGGTGGTGACCGAGGACGTCCTCATGGAGATGCCGCCCATGGTCAACTGGTTCACCGGTCGGGAGAACTACGCGAGCTTCATGGGCTGGGTGTTCGCCAAGGCCGGCAAGGCCTGGCGGTTGCTGCCGGTGCGGGCCAACGGGCAGGCCGGCTTCGCCGCCTATCGGGGCGGGGACGCCGGCGTGTTCGAGCTGCACACCCTGCAGGTGTTCACGGTCACGGCTGGCGGCGTCAGCCGTGTCTCGGTCTTCCAGGACGCCGACGTGTTCGCCGCCTTCGGCTTGGCGCAGAAGGTCGACGGCTGA